The following proteins are co-located in the Brevibacillus laterosporus DSM 25 genome:
- a CDS encoding YitT family protein, which translates to MAKQHKKTTLSSFLLKFIFITIGAIMMAVSLELFLVPNKVIDGGIAGISIMMSSITNLPLGLFLFFFNLPFLIVGFKQIGKTFAISTLYGIAIMSLTTSMLHHVPAFTNEKMLAVMFGGVILGVGVGLVIRFGGTLDGTEIVAILLSRKTRVPVGQLIMFINVFIFIMAGFVFEWDSAMYSIFTYYIAFKLIDVVVEGLNESKSVTIISKEYEEISEAINARLGRSTTYVYARGGYSKEETQMIYCVVTRLEVAKLRAIIQEIDDNAFIAIEHVSDVTGGNFAKKDIH; encoded by the coding sequence ATGGCTAAGCAGCACAAAAAAACGACCCTATCTTCGTTTTTACTAAAGTTTATTTTTATTACCATTGGAGCCATTATGATGGCTGTATCACTGGAGCTATTCCTTGTTCCTAACAAAGTGATTGACGGAGGAATTGCTGGTATCTCCATTATGATGTCTTCCATTACCAATTTACCATTGGGATTATTTCTCTTCTTCTTCAACTTGCCATTCTTGATTGTAGGCTTCAAGCAAATCGGTAAAACCTTTGCTATTTCTACTTTGTATGGAATCGCAATCATGTCATTGACGACTTCCATGCTCCATCATGTACCCGCATTTACGAATGAAAAAATGCTCGCCGTTATGTTTGGTGGAGTTATTCTCGGGGTGGGTGTAGGTCTTGTTATCCGTTTTGGGGGTACATTAGATGGAACAGAAATCGTCGCGATTCTCCTATCTAGAAAAACGAGAGTCCCTGTTGGGCAGCTCATCATGTTTATTAACGTATTTATCTTTATCATGGCTGGTTTTGTATTTGAATGGGATTCTGCTATGTATTCTATTTTTACGTATTACATAGCCTTTAAACTGATTGATGTTGTCGTAGAGGGTTTAAACGAATCCAAATCAGTAACGATTATTTCGAAAGAATATGAAGAGATTTCTGAGGCGATCAATGCACGTTTGGGGCGTAGTACAACTTATGTCTACGCACGAGGTGGATACAGCAAGGAAGAGACACAAATGATCTATTGTGTGGTGACGCGTTTGGAAGTGGCTAAGCTTCGTGCCATTATTCAAGAGATTGACGACAATGCCTTCATCGCCATTGAGCATGTTTCTGATGTAACTGGTGGTAATTTTGCCAAAAAAGATATTCATTAG
- a CDS encoding DMT family transporter, whose translation MERPIIPPYFALFLAVLAISTSAIFVKLSSAPAPVIATYRLLFSVVLTVPFMFINKGTWREIIQFTRKQWILSILSGGFLAAHFLLWFDSLNYTSIASSTVLVTLQPLFAFIGGYFLFKERLSKLAMAGGIFAIVGSFVIGWGDFRVGGMALYGDLLALLAAFIVTLYWLIGQYLRRGVSSTAYSFAVYLISSVFLLGHSLFYGHPLTGYPLADWGWFICLAFFPTLLGHSILNWVIKWLNTTTVSVGILFEPIGTCILAYIIFGDIVTLPQWIGGFIILFGIFLFIRFNKPKEELNQNETT comes from the coding sequence CTTCGTTAAACTATCATCGGCGCCTGCACCAGTCATTGCTACCTATCGCCTGTTGTTTTCCGTTGTATTGACCGTACCCTTTATGTTTATAAACAAAGGTACTTGGCGCGAAATCATTCAATTTACCAGAAAGCAATGGATATTAAGTATTCTATCTGGAGGTTTCCTTGCCGCTCATTTCCTGCTCTGGTTTGATTCGCTGAATTATACTTCCATCGCTAGTTCTACAGTACTCGTTACGCTCCAACCTCTATTTGCCTTTATCGGTGGCTATTTTCTATTTAAAGAACGCCTGAGTAAACTAGCTATGGCTGGTGGCATTTTTGCTATCGTGGGTAGCTTCGTAATTGGTTGGGGAGATTTTCGTGTAGGAGGAATGGCCCTATACGGAGATCTGCTAGCATTACTTGCAGCATTTATTGTGACACTTTACTGGCTGATTGGACAGTACCTTCGACGTGGTGTTTCATCAACAGCGTATAGCTTTGCTGTCTACCTCATTAGTTCTGTCTTTTTACTTGGACACAGTTTATTTTATGGTCATCCACTTACAGGATATCCACTCGCGGACTGGGGATGGTTTATCTGTTTAGCTTTCTTCCCTACTCTGCTTGGCCATTCTATTTTGAATTGGGTCATTAAATGGTTAAATACAACCACGGTTTCCGTAGGGATTCTTTTTGAACCGATTGGTACCTGCATTCTTGCTTATATCATATTTGGTGATATTGTTACCTTGCCACAATGGATTGGCGGCTTCATCATTCTGTTCGGGATTTTCCTTTTTATCCGCTTTAACAAGCCAAAGGAGGAACTGAATCAAAATGAAACGACGTAA
- a CDS encoding VanW family protein encodes MISLMAGLMLVLQLQGNVPVTHSMNQDVVSIDRKAFMLPFTQLPILDIYKLEAHMSRLEGQVYRAPVNARWDEHGKIIPEKRGQRLDRQAFMESFISYFYSNEQTQLQIPTRTVLPKVDTSLLKEVSQKQIGAYVTYYNPRNKNRASNIALSSKAIDNVVLFSGETFSFNQTVGERTKKRGYLPAPVIVRGELSEGIGGGICQVSSTLYNAVDKSGLKILQRYAHSRNVAYVPPGRDATVSWDGPDFRFQNRYAYPILIRAKAIHGMMVVRVFSFSDLDYDPREVPTVRKRLPEETDQPLDNESSKLHQKLPIH; translated from the coding sequence GTGATTAGTTTGATGGCAGGCTTGATGCTGGTTTTACAATTGCAAGGAAATGTACCAGTTACTCATAGTATGAATCAGGATGTCGTCTCGATAGACCGAAAAGCGTTTATGCTTCCGTTTACACAGTTGCCTATTTTGGATATTTATAAACTGGAAGCGCATATGTCGAGGCTTGAGGGACAAGTGTATCGTGCTCCAGTGAATGCTAGATGGGATGAACATGGGAAAATCATCCCAGAAAAACGTGGACAACGTTTAGATCGTCAAGCTTTTATGGAATCATTTATTTCCTATTTTTATTCCAATGAACAAACTCAATTACAAATCCCCACTCGTACGGTCCTACCTAAAGTAGATACTTCATTATTGAAAGAGGTTTCACAAAAACAGATTGGGGCTTATGTTACTTATTATAATCCTCGCAATAAGAATCGAGCTAGTAATATTGCCCTCTCTAGTAAAGCCATCGACAATGTGGTGTTGTTCTCAGGAGAAACATTCTCTTTTAACCAAACAGTCGGAGAAAGAACAAAAAAAAGGGGATACTTACCTGCTCCAGTAATTGTTCGTGGGGAATTATCGGAAGGAATTGGTGGAGGAATTTGTCAGGTTTCTTCTACTTTATATAATGCAGTGGACAAGTCGGGGTTAAAAATTTTACAGCGTTATGCCCATAGTCGTAATGTTGCTTATGTACCTCCAGGTAGAGACGCGACAGTTAGCTGGGATGGTCCCGATTTTCGTTTTCAAAATCGCTACGCATACCCAATCCTTATACGAGCAAAAGCTATTCATGGCATGATGGTTGTGCGGGTATTTTCTTTTTCTGATTTAGATTATGATCCGCGCGAAGTACCTACTGTTCGTAAGCGATTGCCTGAAGAAACCGATCAACCGCTGGATAATGAAAGTAGTAAATTACACCAAAAACTGCCAATACACTAA